A single region of the Brachypodium distachyon strain Bd21 chromosome 3, Brachypodium_distachyon_v3.0, whole genome shotgun sequence genome encodes:
- the LOC100833599 gene encoding AP-1 complex subunit gamma-2 isoform X1, translating to MALNPFSSGTRLRDMIRAIRACKTAAEERGVVRRECAAIRASFSDNEQELRHRNMAKLMFIHMLGYPTHFGQMECLKLIAAVGYPEKRIGYLGLMLLLDERQEVLMLVTNSLKQDLNHSNQFIVGLALCALGNICSAEMARDLAPEVERLMRSRDANTKKKAALCSTRIVRKVPDLAENFMGLAASLLKEKHHGVLISAVQLCTELCKASKDALEYLRKNCIEGLVRILRDVSSSSYAPEYDVAGISDPFLHIRVLKLMRMLGQGDADCSEYMNDILAQVATKTESNKNAGNAILYECVETIMGIEATSGLRVLAINILGRFLSNRDNNIRYVALNILMRAIAVDTQAVQRHRVTILECVKDADASIRKRALELVFLLVNDTNVKPLTKELVDYLDVADPDFKEDLTAKICSIAEKFSQDKLWYLDQMFKVLSLAGKHVKDDVWHALIVVISNASELQGYSVRSLYTALQTYSEQGSLVRVAVWCIGEYGEMLVNNVGMLEAEGSITVTESDALDAVELGLSLYPADVTTRAMCLVALLKLSSRFPSMSERVKRIVSQNKENMVLELQQRSIEFGSIIQRHQSIRSSLLERMPVLDEATYLMKRASTTQASIPAYKPASAVTPGDLKFPNGLAKPAVTPLADLLDLSSDDATATTTASTTTAPSDFLQDLLGIGGTNLPTAGAPSSASTDILMDLLSIGSSPSQNGQLVPDLSLAQEKKHVSAAPQLVSPVPEPVDLLGSLSSSTSVSGTKSATAVPQAVDLLDGLSSSTSVSAGLEDACPSITAFQSATLKITFDFRKQLGKPQESTIHATFTNMSSSTYTEFIFQAAVPKFIQLRLDPASGNIVPANGKGSVTQGFSVTNNQHGQKPLAMRIRMSYKVNGEDRLEQGQVSNFPPGL from the exons ATGGCCCTGAATCCCTTCTCCTCCGGCACCCGCCTCCG GGACATGATACGGGCGATACGCGCGTgcaagacggcggcggaggagcgcgggGTGGTGCGGCGGGAGTGCGCGGCGATACGGGCCTCGTTCAGCGACAACGAGCAGGAGCTCCGGCACAGGAACATGGCCAAGCTCATGTTCATCCATATGCTCGGCTACCCCACCCACTTCGGCCAGATGGAGTGCCTCAAGCTGATCGCCGCCGTGGGCTACCCCGAGAAGCGGATCGGCTACCTCGGCCTCATGCTGCTCCTCGACGAGCGGCAGGAGGTCCTCATGCTCGTCACTAACTCTCTCAAACA AGATCTCAACCACTCCAACCAGTTCATCGTGGGTCTTGCATTGTGTGCGCTTGGAAACATCTGCTCTGCTGAAATGGCCCGGGATCTGGCGCCTGAAGTGGAGAGGCTGATGCGCAGCAGGGATGCTAATACAAAGAAAAAG GCTGCTTTGTGCTCTACAAGGATTGTAAGGAAAGTCCCGGATTTAGCGGAGAACTTCATGGGTCTTGCTGCATCATTACTGAAGGAAAAGCACCATGGAGTTTTGATATCTGCAGTTCAGCTCTGCACCGAACTGTGTAAAGCGAGCAAAGATGCGCTGGAGTACCTGAGGAAG AACTGCATTGAAGGTTTGGTCCGAATACTAAGAGATGTCTCCAGTAGTTCTTATGCTCCTGAGTATGATGTTGCTGGCATCTCGGATCCTTTCTTACATATTCGAGTTCTTAAACTTATGCGTATGTTGGGTCAAGGAGACGCAGATTGCAGTGAATATATGAATGATATTCTTGCTCAG GTCGCAACAAAAACTGAGTCGAACAAGAATGCTGGAAATGCCATCCTGTATGAATGTGTTGAGACAATAATGGGTATTGAAGCTACTAGTGGTCTACGTGTCCTGGCTATTAATATTTTGGGTAGATTCTTGTCAAACCGTGATAACAATATAAG ATACGTTGCTCTGAACATACTTATGAGGGCTATTGCAGTAGATACACAAGCCGTACAGAGACACAGGGTGACAATATTAGAGTGTGTAAAG GATGCCGATGCCTCCATTCGTAAAagggcccttgagcttgtttttttgttggtcAATGATACAAATGTAAAGCCTCTGACCAAAGAGCTTGTTGACTACTTAGATGTAGCTGATCCAGACTTCAAAGAAGATCTCACAGCCAAGATTTGCTCAATAGCTGAAAA GTTTTCTCAAGACAAGTTATGGTACCTTGATCAGATGTTCAAGGTTTTATCCCTG gCAGGGAAGCATGTGAAGGATGATGTATGGCATGCTCTTATTGTGGTAATAAGCAATGCATCAGAACTTCAAGGATACTCAGTGAGATCATTATACACGGCTTTACAAACATACAGTGAACAG GGAAGTTTAGTAAGAGTAGCTGTTTGGTGCATTGGCGAATATGGTGAAATGCTAGTGAACAATGTTGGCATGCTTGAAGCTGAGGGCTCAATTACG GTCACAGAATCTGATGCTTTGGATGCTGTGGAGCTCGGCCTTAGCCTTTACCCTGCAGACGTGACAACTCGAGCTATGTGTCTTGTTGCTCTTTTGAAGCTGTCCTCACGATTTCCATCTATGTCAGA GAGAGTAAAACGAATAGTTTCCCAGAATAAAGAGAATATGGTGCTTGAACTACAGCAAAGATCAATTGAATTTGGTTCCATTATACAAAGGCATCAGTCTATCAG GTCATCATTGCTTGAACGTATGCCTGTTTTGGATGAAGCTACTTATCTTATGAAGAGGGCTAGTACGACACAAGCAAGTATTCCTGCATATAAGCCTGCTTCAGCAGTTACTCCTGGAGACCTTAAGTTTCCAAATGGCTTAGCAAAACCTGCTGTAACTCCTTTAGCTGATTTGCTTGACCTAAGTTCCGATGATGCGACAGCTACTACCACTGCTTCTACTACTACAGCACCTAGTGATTTTCTACAAGACCTTTTGGGTATTGGTGGGACAAATCTACCGACTGCAG GAGCACCTTCATCTGCAAGCACAGATATTCTGATGGATCTTCTATCTATCGGATCATCTCCATCACAAAATGGCCAGCTGGTACCAGACTTAAGTCTTGCCCAAG agaaaaaacatgtttcTGCTGCACCTCAACTTGTTTCTCCTGTACCTGAACCTGTGGATTTGCTCGGTAGTTTGTCATCAAGCACATCTGTTTCTG GTACTAAATCCGCTACTGCTGTGCCTCAAGCTGTGGATCTGCTCGATGGTTTGTCATCAAGTACATCCGTTTCTG CAGGACTTGAAGATGCGTGCCCATCAATAACGGCTTTCCAGAGTGCAACTTTGAAGATCACCTTCGATTTCAGAAAACAGCTTGGAAAGCCACAAGAGAGTACCATCCATGCCACTTTTACAAATATGTCATCTAGTACTTATACGGAATTCATTTTTCAGGCAGCTGTTCCAAAG TTCATCCAATTGCGACTGGATCCAGCTAGCGGTAACATTGTTCCAGCTAATGGAAAGGGTTCAGTCACACAAGGGTTCAGTGTCACCAATAATCAACATGGGCAG AAACCGCTTGCAATGCGTATTCGGATGTCTTACAAAGTGAATGGCGAGGACAGGCTGGAACAAGGTCAAGTCAGCAATTTTCCACCTGGATTATAA
- the LOC100833599 gene encoding AP-1 complex subunit gamma-2 isoform X5: protein MALNPFSSGTRLRDMIRAIRACKTAAEERGVVRRECAAIRASFSDNEQELRHRNMAKLMFIHMLGYPTHFGQMECLKLIAAVGYPEKRIGYLGLMLLLDERQEVLMLVTNSLKQDLNHSNQFIVGLALCALGNICSAEMARDLAPEVERLMRSRDANTKKKAALCSTRIVRKVPDLAENFMGLAASLLKEKHHGVLISAVQLCTELCKASKDALEYLRKNCIEGLVRILRDVSSSSYAPEYDVAGISDPFLHIRVLKLMRMLGQGDADCSEYMNDILAQVATKTESNKNAGNAILYECVETIMGIEATSGLRVLAINILGRFLSNRDNNIRYVALNILMRAIAVDTQAVQRHRVTILECVKDADASIRKRALELVFLLVNDTNVKPLTKELVDYLDVADPDFKEDLTAKICSIAEKFSQDKLWYLDQMFKVLSLAGKHVKDDVWHALIVVISNASELQGYSVRSLYTALQTYSEQGSLVRVAVWCIGEYGEMLVNNVGMLEAEGSITVTESDALDAVELGLSLYPADVTTRAMCLVALLKLSSRFPSMSERVKRIVSQNKENMVLELQQRSIEFGSIIQRHQSIRSSLLERMPVLDEATYLMKRASTTQASIPAYKPASAVTPGDLKFPNGLAKPAVTPLADLLDLSSDDATATTTASTTTAPSDFLQDLLGIGGTNLPTAGAPSSASTDILMDLLSIGSSPSQNGQLVPDLSLAQEKKHVSAAPQLVSPVPEPVDLLGSLSSSTSVSGTKSATAVPQAVDLLDGLSSSTSVSGLEDACPSITAFQSATLKITFDFRKQLGKPQESTIHATFTNMSSSTYTEFIFQAAVPKFIQLRLDPASGNIVPANGKGSVTQGFSVTNNQHGQKPLAMRIRMSYKVNGEDRLEQGQVSNFPPGL, encoded by the exons ATGGCCCTGAATCCCTTCTCCTCCGGCACCCGCCTCCG GGACATGATACGGGCGATACGCGCGTgcaagacggcggcggaggagcgcgggGTGGTGCGGCGGGAGTGCGCGGCGATACGGGCCTCGTTCAGCGACAACGAGCAGGAGCTCCGGCACAGGAACATGGCCAAGCTCATGTTCATCCATATGCTCGGCTACCCCACCCACTTCGGCCAGATGGAGTGCCTCAAGCTGATCGCCGCCGTGGGCTACCCCGAGAAGCGGATCGGCTACCTCGGCCTCATGCTGCTCCTCGACGAGCGGCAGGAGGTCCTCATGCTCGTCACTAACTCTCTCAAACA AGATCTCAACCACTCCAACCAGTTCATCGTGGGTCTTGCATTGTGTGCGCTTGGAAACATCTGCTCTGCTGAAATGGCCCGGGATCTGGCGCCTGAAGTGGAGAGGCTGATGCGCAGCAGGGATGCTAATACAAAGAAAAAG GCTGCTTTGTGCTCTACAAGGATTGTAAGGAAAGTCCCGGATTTAGCGGAGAACTTCATGGGTCTTGCTGCATCATTACTGAAGGAAAAGCACCATGGAGTTTTGATATCTGCAGTTCAGCTCTGCACCGAACTGTGTAAAGCGAGCAAAGATGCGCTGGAGTACCTGAGGAAG AACTGCATTGAAGGTTTGGTCCGAATACTAAGAGATGTCTCCAGTAGTTCTTATGCTCCTGAGTATGATGTTGCTGGCATCTCGGATCCTTTCTTACATATTCGAGTTCTTAAACTTATGCGTATGTTGGGTCAAGGAGACGCAGATTGCAGTGAATATATGAATGATATTCTTGCTCAG GTCGCAACAAAAACTGAGTCGAACAAGAATGCTGGAAATGCCATCCTGTATGAATGTGTTGAGACAATAATGGGTATTGAAGCTACTAGTGGTCTACGTGTCCTGGCTATTAATATTTTGGGTAGATTCTTGTCAAACCGTGATAACAATATAAG ATACGTTGCTCTGAACATACTTATGAGGGCTATTGCAGTAGATACACAAGCCGTACAGAGACACAGGGTGACAATATTAGAGTGTGTAAAG GATGCCGATGCCTCCATTCGTAAAagggcccttgagcttgtttttttgttggtcAATGATACAAATGTAAAGCCTCTGACCAAAGAGCTTGTTGACTACTTAGATGTAGCTGATCCAGACTTCAAAGAAGATCTCACAGCCAAGATTTGCTCAATAGCTGAAAA GTTTTCTCAAGACAAGTTATGGTACCTTGATCAGATGTTCAAGGTTTTATCCCTG gCAGGGAAGCATGTGAAGGATGATGTATGGCATGCTCTTATTGTGGTAATAAGCAATGCATCAGAACTTCAAGGATACTCAGTGAGATCATTATACACGGCTTTACAAACATACAGTGAACAG GGAAGTTTAGTAAGAGTAGCTGTTTGGTGCATTGGCGAATATGGTGAAATGCTAGTGAACAATGTTGGCATGCTTGAAGCTGAGGGCTCAATTACG GTCACAGAATCTGATGCTTTGGATGCTGTGGAGCTCGGCCTTAGCCTTTACCCTGCAGACGTGACAACTCGAGCTATGTGTCTTGTTGCTCTTTTGAAGCTGTCCTCACGATTTCCATCTATGTCAGA GAGAGTAAAACGAATAGTTTCCCAGAATAAAGAGAATATGGTGCTTGAACTACAGCAAAGATCAATTGAATTTGGTTCCATTATACAAAGGCATCAGTCTATCAG GTCATCATTGCTTGAACGTATGCCTGTTTTGGATGAAGCTACTTATCTTATGAAGAGGGCTAGTACGACACAAGCAAGTATTCCTGCATATAAGCCTGCTTCAGCAGTTACTCCTGGAGACCTTAAGTTTCCAAATGGCTTAGCAAAACCTGCTGTAACTCCTTTAGCTGATTTGCTTGACCTAAGTTCCGATGATGCGACAGCTACTACCACTGCTTCTACTACTACAGCACCTAGTGATTTTCTACAAGACCTTTTGGGTATTGGTGGGACAAATCTACCGACTGCAG GAGCACCTTCATCTGCAAGCACAGATATTCTGATGGATCTTCTATCTATCGGATCATCTCCATCACAAAATGGCCAGCTGGTACCAGACTTAAGTCTTGCCCAAG agaaaaaacatgtttcTGCTGCACCTCAACTTGTTTCTCCTGTACCTGAACCTGTGGATTTGCTCGGTAGTTTGTCATCAAGCACATCTGTTTCTG GTACTAAATCCGCTACTGCTGTGCCTCAAGCTGTGGATCTGCTCGATGGTTTGTCATCAAGTACATCCGTTTCTG GACTTGAAGATGCGTGCCCATCAATAACGGCTTTCCAGAGTGCAACTTTGAAGATCACCTTCGATTTCAGAAAACAGCTTGGAAAGCCACAAGAGAGTACCATCCATGCCACTTTTACAAATATGTCATCTAGTACTTATACGGAATTCATTTTTCAGGCAGCTGTTCCAAAG TTCATCCAATTGCGACTGGATCCAGCTAGCGGTAACATTGTTCCAGCTAATGGAAAGGGTTCAGTCACACAAGGGTTCAGTGTCACCAATAATCAACATGGGCAG AAACCGCTTGCAATGCGTATTCGGATGTCTTACAAAGTGAATGGCGAGGACAGGCTGGAACAAGGTCAAGTCAGCAATTTTCCACCTGGATTATAA
- the LOC100833599 gene encoding AP-1 complex subunit gamma-2 isoform X3, which yields MALNPFSSGTRLRDMIRAIRACKTAAEERGVVRRECAAIRASFSDNEQELRHRNMAKLMFIHMLGYPTHFGQMECLKLIAAVGYPEKRIGYLGLMLLLDERQEVLMLVTNSLKQDLNHSNQFIVGLALCALGNICSAEMARDLAPEVERLMRSRDANTKKKAALCSTRIVRKVPDLAENFMGLAASLLKEKHHGVLISAVQLCTELCKASKDALEYLRKNCIEGLVRILRDVSSSSYAPEYDVAGISDPFLHIRVLKLMRMLGQGDADCSEYMNDILAQVATKTESNKNAGNAILYECVETIMGIEATSGLRVLAINILGRFLSNRDNNIRYVALNILMRAIAVDTQAVQRHRVTILECVKDADASIRKRALELVFLLVNDTNVKPLTKELVDYLDVADPDFKEDLTAKICSIAEKFSQDKLWYLDQMFKVLSLAGKHVKDDVWHALIVVISNASELQGYSVRSLYTALQTYSEQGSLVRVAVWCIGEYGEMLVNNVGMLEAEGSITVTESDALDAVELGLSLYPADVTTRAMCLVALLKLSSRFPSMSERVKRIVSQNKENMVLELQQRSIEFGSIIQRHQSIRSSLLERMPVLDEATYLMKRASTTQASIPAYKPASAVTPGDLKFPNGLAKPAVTPLADLLDLSSDDATATTTASTTTAPSDFLQDLLGIGGTNLPTAGAPSSASTDILMDLLSIGSSPSQNGQLVPDLSLAQAEKKHVSAAPQLVSPVPEPVDLLGSLSSSTSVSGTKSATAVPQAVDLLDGLSSSTSVSAGLEDACPSITAFQSATLKITFDFRKQLGKPQESTIHATFTNMSSSTYTEFIFQAAVPKFIQLRLDPASGNIVPANGKGSVTQGFSVTNNQHGQKPLAMRIRMSYKVNGEDRLEQGQVSNFPPGL from the exons ATGGCCCTGAATCCCTTCTCCTCCGGCACCCGCCTCCG GGACATGATACGGGCGATACGCGCGTgcaagacggcggcggaggagcgcgggGTGGTGCGGCGGGAGTGCGCGGCGATACGGGCCTCGTTCAGCGACAACGAGCAGGAGCTCCGGCACAGGAACATGGCCAAGCTCATGTTCATCCATATGCTCGGCTACCCCACCCACTTCGGCCAGATGGAGTGCCTCAAGCTGATCGCCGCCGTGGGCTACCCCGAGAAGCGGATCGGCTACCTCGGCCTCATGCTGCTCCTCGACGAGCGGCAGGAGGTCCTCATGCTCGTCACTAACTCTCTCAAACA AGATCTCAACCACTCCAACCAGTTCATCGTGGGTCTTGCATTGTGTGCGCTTGGAAACATCTGCTCTGCTGAAATGGCCCGGGATCTGGCGCCTGAAGTGGAGAGGCTGATGCGCAGCAGGGATGCTAATACAAAGAAAAAG GCTGCTTTGTGCTCTACAAGGATTGTAAGGAAAGTCCCGGATTTAGCGGAGAACTTCATGGGTCTTGCTGCATCATTACTGAAGGAAAAGCACCATGGAGTTTTGATATCTGCAGTTCAGCTCTGCACCGAACTGTGTAAAGCGAGCAAAGATGCGCTGGAGTACCTGAGGAAG AACTGCATTGAAGGTTTGGTCCGAATACTAAGAGATGTCTCCAGTAGTTCTTATGCTCCTGAGTATGATGTTGCTGGCATCTCGGATCCTTTCTTACATATTCGAGTTCTTAAACTTATGCGTATGTTGGGTCAAGGAGACGCAGATTGCAGTGAATATATGAATGATATTCTTGCTCAG GTCGCAACAAAAACTGAGTCGAACAAGAATGCTGGAAATGCCATCCTGTATGAATGTGTTGAGACAATAATGGGTATTGAAGCTACTAGTGGTCTACGTGTCCTGGCTATTAATATTTTGGGTAGATTCTTGTCAAACCGTGATAACAATATAAG ATACGTTGCTCTGAACATACTTATGAGGGCTATTGCAGTAGATACACAAGCCGTACAGAGACACAGGGTGACAATATTAGAGTGTGTAAAG GATGCCGATGCCTCCATTCGTAAAagggcccttgagcttgtttttttgttggtcAATGATACAAATGTAAAGCCTCTGACCAAAGAGCTTGTTGACTACTTAGATGTAGCTGATCCAGACTTCAAAGAAGATCTCACAGCCAAGATTTGCTCAATAGCTGAAAA GTTTTCTCAAGACAAGTTATGGTACCTTGATCAGATGTTCAAGGTTTTATCCCTG gCAGGGAAGCATGTGAAGGATGATGTATGGCATGCTCTTATTGTGGTAATAAGCAATGCATCAGAACTTCAAGGATACTCAGTGAGATCATTATACACGGCTTTACAAACATACAGTGAACAG GGAAGTTTAGTAAGAGTAGCTGTTTGGTGCATTGGCGAATATGGTGAAATGCTAGTGAACAATGTTGGCATGCTTGAAGCTGAGGGCTCAATTACG GTCACAGAATCTGATGCTTTGGATGCTGTGGAGCTCGGCCTTAGCCTTTACCCTGCAGACGTGACAACTCGAGCTATGTGTCTTGTTGCTCTTTTGAAGCTGTCCTCACGATTTCCATCTATGTCAGA GAGAGTAAAACGAATAGTTTCCCAGAATAAAGAGAATATGGTGCTTGAACTACAGCAAAGATCAATTGAATTTGGTTCCATTATACAAAGGCATCAGTCTATCAG GTCATCATTGCTTGAACGTATGCCTGTTTTGGATGAAGCTACTTATCTTATGAAGAGGGCTAGTACGACACAAGCAAGTATTCCTGCATATAAGCCTGCTTCAGCAGTTACTCCTGGAGACCTTAAGTTTCCAAATGGCTTAGCAAAACCTGCTGTAACTCCTTTAGCTGATTTGCTTGACCTAAGTTCCGATGATGCGACAGCTACTACCACTGCTTCTACTACTACAGCACCTAGTGATTTTCTACAAGACCTTTTGGGTATTGGTGGGACAAATCTACCGACTGCAG GAGCACCTTCATCTGCAAGCACAGATATTCTGATGGATCTTCTATCTATCGGATCATCTCCATCACAAAATGGCCAGCTGGTACCAGACTTAAGTCTTGCCCAAG CagagaaaaaacatgtttcTGCTGCACCTCAACTTGTTTCTCCTGTACCTGAACCTGTGGATTTGCTCGGTAGTTTGTCATCAAGCACATCTGTTTCTG GTACTAAATCCGCTACTGCTGTGCCTCAAGCTGTGGATCTGCTCGATGGTTTGTCATCAAGTACATCCGTTTCTG CAGGACTTGAAGATGCGTGCCCATCAATAACGGCTTTCCAGAGTGCAACTTTGAAGATCACCTTCGATTTCAGAAAACAGCTTGGAAAGCCACAAGAGAGTACCATCCATGCCACTTTTACAAATATGTCATCTAGTACTTATACGGAATTCATTTTTCAGGCAGCTGTTCCAAAG TTCATCCAATTGCGACTGGATCCAGCTAGCGGTAACATTGTTCCAGCTAATGGAAAGGGTTCAGTCACACAAGGGTTCAGTGTCACCAATAATCAACATGGGCAG AAACCGCTTGCAATGCGTATTCGGATGTCTTACAAAGTGAATGGCGAGGACAGGCTGGAACAAGGTCAAGTCAGCAATTTTCCACCTGGATTATAA
- the LOC100833599 gene encoding AP-1 complex subunit gamma-2 isoform X2: protein MALNPFSSGTRLRDMIRAIRACKTAAEERGVVRRECAAIRASFSDNEQELRHRNMAKLMFIHMLGYPTHFGQMECLKLIAAVGYPEKRIGYLGLMLLLDERQEVLMLVTNSLKQDLNHSNQFIVGLALCALGNICSAEMARDLAPEVERLMRSRDANTKKKAALCSTRIVRKVPDLAENFMGLAASLLKEKHHGVLISAVQLCTELCKASKDALEYLRKNCIEGLVRILRDVSSSSYAPEYDVAGISDPFLHIRVLKLMRMLGQGDADCSEYMNDILAQVATKTESNKNAGNAILYECVETIMGIEATSGLRVLAINILGRFLSNRDNNIRYVALNILMRAIAVDTQAVQRHRVTILECVKDADASIRKRALELVFLLVNDTNVKPLTKELVDYLDVADPDFKEDLTAKICSIAEKFSQDKLWYLDQMFKVLSLAGKHVKDDVWHALIVVISNASELQGYSVRSLYTALQTYSEQGSLVRVAVWCIGEYGEMLVNNVGMLEAEGSITVTESDALDAVELGLSLYPADVTTRAMCLVALLKLSSRFPSMSERVKRIVSQNKENMVLELQQRSIEFGSIIQRHQSIRSSLLERMPVLDEATYLMKRASTTQASIPAYKPASAVTPGDLKFPNGLAKPAVTPLADLLDLSSDDATATTTASTTTAPSDFLQDLLGIGGTNLPTAGAPSSASTDILMDLLSIGSSPSQNGQLVPDLSLAQAEKKHVSAAPQLVSPVPEPVDLLGSLSSSTSVSGTKSATAVPQAVDLLDGLSSSTSVSGLEDACPSITAFQSATLKITFDFRKQLGKPQESTIHATFTNMSSSTYTEFIFQAAVPKFIQLRLDPASGNIVPANGKGSVTQGFSVTNNQHGQKPLAMRIRMSYKVNGEDRLEQGQVSNFPPGL from the exons ATGGCCCTGAATCCCTTCTCCTCCGGCACCCGCCTCCG GGACATGATACGGGCGATACGCGCGTgcaagacggcggcggaggagcgcgggGTGGTGCGGCGGGAGTGCGCGGCGATACGGGCCTCGTTCAGCGACAACGAGCAGGAGCTCCGGCACAGGAACATGGCCAAGCTCATGTTCATCCATATGCTCGGCTACCCCACCCACTTCGGCCAGATGGAGTGCCTCAAGCTGATCGCCGCCGTGGGCTACCCCGAGAAGCGGATCGGCTACCTCGGCCTCATGCTGCTCCTCGACGAGCGGCAGGAGGTCCTCATGCTCGTCACTAACTCTCTCAAACA AGATCTCAACCACTCCAACCAGTTCATCGTGGGTCTTGCATTGTGTGCGCTTGGAAACATCTGCTCTGCTGAAATGGCCCGGGATCTGGCGCCTGAAGTGGAGAGGCTGATGCGCAGCAGGGATGCTAATACAAAGAAAAAG GCTGCTTTGTGCTCTACAAGGATTGTAAGGAAAGTCCCGGATTTAGCGGAGAACTTCATGGGTCTTGCTGCATCATTACTGAAGGAAAAGCACCATGGAGTTTTGATATCTGCAGTTCAGCTCTGCACCGAACTGTGTAAAGCGAGCAAAGATGCGCTGGAGTACCTGAGGAAG AACTGCATTGAAGGTTTGGTCCGAATACTAAGAGATGTCTCCAGTAGTTCTTATGCTCCTGAGTATGATGTTGCTGGCATCTCGGATCCTTTCTTACATATTCGAGTTCTTAAACTTATGCGTATGTTGGGTCAAGGAGACGCAGATTGCAGTGAATATATGAATGATATTCTTGCTCAG GTCGCAACAAAAACTGAGTCGAACAAGAATGCTGGAAATGCCATCCTGTATGAATGTGTTGAGACAATAATGGGTATTGAAGCTACTAGTGGTCTACGTGTCCTGGCTATTAATATTTTGGGTAGATTCTTGTCAAACCGTGATAACAATATAAG ATACGTTGCTCTGAACATACTTATGAGGGCTATTGCAGTAGATACACAAGCCGTACAGAGACACAGGGTGACAATATTAGAGTGTGTAAAG GATGCCGATGCCTCCATTCGTAAAagggcccttgagcttgtttttttgttggtcAATGATACAAATGTAAAGCCTCTGACCAAAGAGCTTGTTGACTACTTAGATGTAGCTGATCCAGACTTCAAAGAAGATCTCACAGCCAAGATTTGCTCAATAGCTGAAAA GTTTTCTCAAGACAAGTTATGGTACCTTGATCAGATGTTCAAGGTTTTATCCCTG gCAGGGAAGCATGTGAAGGATGATGTATGGCATGCTCTTATTGTGGTAATAAGCAATGCATCAGAACTTCAAGGATACTCAGTGAGATCATTATACACGGCTTTACAAACATACAGTGAACAG GGAAGTTTAGTAAGAGTAGCTGTTTGGTGCATTGGCGAATATGGTGAAATGCTAGTGAACAATGTTGGCATGCTTGAAGCTGAGGGCTCAATTACG GTCACAGAATCTGATGCTTTGGATGCTGTGGAGCTCGGCCTTAGCCTTTACCCTGCAGACGTGACAACTCGAGCTATGTGTCTTGTTGCTCTTTTGAAGCTGTCCTCACGATTTCCATCTATGTCAGA GAGAGTAAAACGAATAGTTTCCCAGAATAAAGAGAATATGGTGCTTGAACTACAGCAAAGATCAATTGAATTTGGTTCCATTATACAAAGGCATCAGTCTATCAG GTCATCATTGCTTGAACGTATGCCTGTTTTGGATGAAGCTACTTATCTTATGAAGAGGGCTAGTACGACACAAGCAAGTATTCCTGCATATAAGCCTGCTTCAGCAGTTACTCCTGGAGACCTTAAGTTTCCAAATGGCTTAGCAAAACCTGCTGTAACTCCTTTAGCTGATTTGCTTGACCTAAGTTCCGATGATGCGACAGCTACTACCACTGCTTCTACTACTACAGCACCTAGTGATTTTCTACAAGACCTTTTGGGTATTGGTGGGACAAATCTACCGACTGCAG GAGCACCTTCATCTGCAAGCACAGATATTCTGATGGATCTTCTATCTATCGGATCATCTCCATCACAAAATGGCCAGCTGGTACCAGACTTAAGTCTTGCCCAAG CagagaaaaaacatgtttcTGCTGCACCTCAACTTGTTTCTCCTGTACCTGAACCTGTGGATTTGCTCGGTAGTTTGTCATCAAGCACATCTGTTTCTG GTACTAAATCCGCTACTGCTGTGCCTCAAGCTGTGGATCTGCTCGATGGTTTGTCATCAAGTACATCCGTTTCTG GACTTGAAGATGCGTGCCCATCAATAACGGCTTTCCAGAGTGCAACTTTGAAGATCACCTTCGATTTCAGAAAACAGCTTGGAAAGCCACAAGAGAGTACCATCCATGCCACTTTTACAAATATGTCATCTAGTACTTATACGGAATTCATTTTTCAGGCAGCTGTTCCAAAG TTCATCCAATTGCGACTGGATCCAGCTAGCGGTAACATTGTTCCAGCTAATGGAAAGGGTTCAGTCACACAAGGGTTCAGTGTCACCAATAATCAACATGGGCAG AAACCGCTTGCAATGCGTATTCGGATGTCTTACAAAGTGAATGGCGAGGACAGGCTGGAACAAGGTCAAGTCAGCAATTTTCCACCTGGATTATAA